A single genomic interval of Bos javanicus breed banteng chromosome 26, ARS-OSU_banteng_1.0, whole genome shotgun sequence harbors:
- the SFXN3 gene encoding sideroflexin-3 isoform X1, which yields MWSPWTPSWSPLTLVPALQKMGELPLDINIQEPRWDQRTFLGRARHFFTVTDPRNLLLSGAQLEASRNIVQNYRAGIVTPGLTEDQLWRAKYVYDSAFHPDTGEKVVLIGRMSAQVPMNMTITGCMLIFYRQTPTVVFWQWLNQSFNAVVNYSNRSGDAPITVRQLGMAYVSATTGAVATALGLKSLTKHLPPLVGRFVPFAAVAAANCINIPLMRQRELQVGIPVTNEQGQRLGHSVAAAKKGIFQVVISRICMAIPAMAIPPVIMDTLEKKDFLKRRPWLGAPLQMGLVGFCLVFATPLCCALFPQRSSIHVSRLEPELRAQIQEQNPSIEVVYYNKGL from the exons ATGTGGAGCCCTTGGACCCCTTCTTGGAGTCCTCTGACTTTGGTCCCTGCCCTGCAGAAAATGGGTGAGTTGCCCTTAGATATCAATATCCAGGAACCTCGCTGGGACCAAAGAACTTTCCTAGGCAGAGCCCGGCACTTCTTCACCGTGACGGACCCCCGAAATCTGCTGCTGTCTGGGGCACAGCTGGAAGCTTCCCGGAACATCGTGCAGAACTACAG GGCTGGCATAGTAACGCCAGGGCTCACCGAGGACCAGCTGTGGAGGGCCAAGTACGTGTACGACTCTGCCTTCCATCCAGACACAGGAGAGAAGGTGGTCCTGATTGGCCGCATGTCGGCCCAGGTGCCCATGAACATGACCATCACCGGCTGCATGCTCATCTTCTACAGGCAG ACCCCAACTGTGGTGTTCTGGCAGTGGCTGAATCAGTCCTTCAATGCCGTCGTGAACTACTCCAACCGCAGTGGCGATGCTCCCATCACTGTGAG GCAGCTGGGAATGGCATACGTGAGTGCCACCACTGGGGCTGTGGCCACGGCCCTGGGACTCAAATCCCTGACCAAG CATCTTCCCCCACTGGTTGGCAGATTTGTGCCCTTTGCAGCTGTTGCAGCTGCCAACTGCATCAACATCCCCCTGATGAGGCAACG ggagCTTCAGGTGGGCATCCCAGTGACCAATGAACAGGGTCAGAGGCTTGGCCATTCCGTGGCTGCAGCCAAGAAAGGAATCTTCCAGGTGGTGATATCAAGAATCTGCATGGCGATTCCTGCCATGG CTATTCCCCCGGTGATCATggacaccctggagaagaaagactTCCTGAAG CGCCGCCCCTGGCTGGGGGCCCCACTGCAGatgggcctggtgggcttctg CCTGGTATTTGCCACCCCCCTGTGCTGTGCCCTGTTCCCCCAGAGAAG CTCCATACACGTGAGCAGGCTGGAGCCGGAGCTGAGAGCTCAGATTCAGGAGCAAAACCCCAGCATCGAAGTGGTTTACTACAACAAGGGGCTCTGA
- the SFXN3 gene encoding sideroflexin-3 isoform X3 yields the protein MWSPWTPSWSPLTLVPALQKMGELPLDINIQEPRWDQRTFLGRARHFFTVTDPRNLLLSGAQLEASRNIVQNYRAGIVTPGLTEDQLWRAKYVYDSAFHPDTGEKVVLIGRMSAQVPMNMTITGCMLIFYRQTPTVVFWQWLNQSFNAVVNYSNRSGDAPITVRQLGMAYVSATTGAVATALGLKSLTKHLPPLVGRFVPFAAVAAANCINIPLMRQRELQVGIPVTNEQGQRLGHSVAAAKKGIFQVVISRICMAIPAMAIPPVIMDTLEKKDFLKRRPWLGAPLQMGLVGFCLVFATPLCCALFPQRSSHIWM from the exons ATGTGGAGCCCTTGGACCCCTTCTTGGAGTCCTCTGACTTTGGTCCCTGCCCTGCAGAAAATGGGTGAGTTGCCCTTAGATATCAATATCCAGGAACCTCGCTGGGACCAAAGAACTTTCCTAGGCAGAGCCCGGCACTTCTTCACCGTGACGGACCCCCGAAATCTGCTGCTGTCTGGGGCACAGCTGGAAGCTTCCCGGAACATCGTGCAGAACTACAG GGCTGGCATAGTAACGCCAGGGCTCACCGAGGACCAGCTGTGGAGGGCCAAGTACGTGTACGACTCTGCCTTCCATCCAGACACAGGAGAGAAGGTGGTCCTGATTGGCCGCATGTCGGCCCAGGTGCCCATGAACATGACCATCACCGGCTGCATGCTCATCTTCTACAGGCAG ACCCCAACTGTGGTGTTCTGGCAGTGGCTGAATCAGTCCTTCAATGCCGTCGTGAACTACTCCAACCGCAGTGGCGATGCTCCCATCACTGTGAG GCAGCTGGGAATGGCATACGTGAGTGCCACCACTGGGGCTGTGGCCACGGCCCTGGGACTCAAATCCCTGACCAAG CATCTTCCCCCACTGGTTGGCAGATTTGTGCCCTTTGCAGCTGTTGCAGCTGCCAACTGCATCAACATCCCCCTGATGAGGCAACG ggagCTTCAGGTGGGCATCCCAGTGACCAATGAACAGGGTCAGAGGCTTGGCCATTCCGTGGCTGCAGCCAAGAAAGGAATCTTCCAGGTGGTGATATCAAGAATCTGCATGGCGATTCCTGCCATGG CTATTCCCCCGGTGATCATggacaccctggagaagaaagactTCCTGAAG CGCCGCCCCTGGCTGGGGGCCCCACTGCAGatgggcctggtgggcttctg CCTGGTATTTGCCACCCCCCTGTGCTGTGCCCTGTTCCCCCAGAGAAG
- the SFXN3 gene encoding sideroflexin-3 isoform X2, which produces MGELPLDINIQEPRWDQRTFLGRARHFFTVTDPRNLLLSGAQLEASRNIVQNYRAGIVTPGLTEDQLWRAKYVYDSAFHPDTGEKVVLIGRMSAQVPMNMTITGCMLIFYRQTPTVVFWQWLNQSFNAVVNYSNRSGDAPITVRQLGMAYVSATTGAVATALGLKSLTKHLPPLVGRFVPFAAVAAANCINIPLMRQRELQVGIPVTNEQGQRLGHSVAAAKKGIFQVVISRICMAIPAMAIPPVIMDTLEKKDFLKRRPWLGAPLQMGLVGFCLVFATPLCCALFPQRSSIHVSRLEPELRAQIQEQNPSIEVVYYNKGL; this is translated from the exons ATGGGTGAGTTGCCCTTAGATATCAATATCCAGGAACCTCGCTGGGACCAAAGAACTTTCCTAGGCAGAGCCCGGCACTTCTTCACCGTGACGGACCCCCGAAATCTGCTGCTGTCTGGGGCACAGCTGGAAGCTTCCCGGAACATCGTGCAGAACTACAG GGCTGGCATAGTAACGCCAGGGCTCACCGAGGACCAGCTGTGGAGGGCCAAGTACGTGTACGACTCTGCCTTCCATCCAGACACAGGAGAGAAGGTGGTCCTGATTGGCCGCATGTCGGCCCAGGTGCCCATGAACATGACCATCACCGGCTGCATGCTCATCTTCTACAGGCAG ACCCCAACTGTGGTGTTCTGGCAGTGGCTGAATCAGTCCTTCAATGCCGTCGTGAACTACTCCAACCGCAGTGGCGATGCTCCCATCACTGTGAG GCAGCTGGGAATGGCATACGTGAGTGCCACCACTGGGGCTGTGGCCACGGCCCTGGGACTCAAATCCCTGACCAAG CATCTTCCCCCACTGGTTGGCAGATTTGTGCCCTTTGCAGCTGTTGCAGCTGCCAACTGCATCAACATCCCCCTGATGAGGCAACG ggagCTTCAGGTGGGCATCCCAGTGACCAATGAACAGGGTCAGAGGCTTGGCCATTCCGTGGCTGCAGCCAAGAAAGGAATCTTCCAGGTGGTGATATCAAGAATCTGCATGGCGATTCCTGCCATGG CTATTCCCCCGGTGATCATggacaccctggagaagaaagactTCCTGAAG CGCCGCCCCTGGCTGGGGGCCCCACTGCAGatgggcctggtgggcttctg CCTGGTATTTGCCACCCCCCTGTGCTGTGCCCTGTTCCCCCAGAGAAG CTCCATACACGTGAGCAGGCTGGAGCCGGAGCTGAGAGCTCAGATTCAGGAGCAAAACCCCAGCATCGAAGTGGTTTACTACAACAAGGGGCTCTGA